The genomic interval CTGTTGGGGAGATTCTGTACATTTTGATAGCCTTACTCAAAAAGTATTTTTTTCTATCTTTCATTCGGTTTCAGCTTTTTGTAGTGCAGGCTTTAGTTTATACACCAATGGGCTGTATGAATTACCTGTGCAGAAAGCCTATATTTTACATCTGGTCATTGCCCTTCTGATGATTTTAGGCAGCTTAGGTTTTTCATCATTGATGGATCTGTTTTCGATCACTTCACTCAGAGAGCGGCTTGAAAAACCATGGAAAGATTGGAAACTGAATACGAAAATAGCTGTATATACTACTATAGTATTCATTATTTTTGGTACGGCAGGGTTCTATTTTTTAGAAAGAAATAATGCCTTAGCGCCTTTGAATGGGGTAGAGGCTATTATCGCTTCCTTCTTTCAATCGGCTACCCGCACGACAGGCTTCAATACAGTTGATATTACCCGCCTCTCAGATCCCACCCTTATTATGCTCATGTTTCTCATGTTTGTAGGGGCTTCTCCGGGTTCCACAGGAGGAGGCATCAAAACAACTACTTTTTTTGTCATCGCTGTTTCGGTGATTTCTTCTATCCGCGGCAAGAGAGTAATAACTTTCGGAAAAAGAACCATCCCTACTCCTTTGCTTTTTAGAGCTTATACCGTGATTACCTTTGCGGCTGCTTACAACTTAATAGCAACCTTTGTTCTATCTGTCAGTGAGCCAGATCTTGCCATTTTAAATGTATTCTTCGAACAGGTATCTGCCTTTGCTACCGTTGGATTAACTACCGGGATTACGCCGCAGTTGTCAACTGTAGGAAAAGTAGTGCTGATGATCTCAATGTTTTTGGGCCGGATAGGAACGCTTACCCTAGCTCTTGCCATCAGCAGACAGGTAATCAGTAATGCATATCGCTATCCCAATGCGCACGTCATGGTAGGATAGATAGAAAATAGCAGGTAGCTATAAGCAGTGTTGAGTTATATTTATAACTCTATAGGAGTGCTTTCTACCAAAGGTAATGTTAACTTTTATGAGCATAACAATATTGATCTTCCCTTAATAAAATCAATACTAAATTAAAATAAGTATGTTGTAGTTAAATAAGGGTAATCAATTGGTTGCCAACATGATACCAATAATTAATAATAAACAACCAACAACGATTTAGTATAAGTTGAGAACTGACAGGCTACACCTGAATTGGTAATCAGAGTTAAATGAAAAGGATTAGTTAAAATATACTCCCCTTTCTTGAAACCAATAAACAACAAAGAAATTTTCTTCTTACCCTATGTGCGAAAAAGAGAGAGCCTGACAAGTGAGAGCTAGCATGAAGTGATTTCTTGATTGTAATCAAGCACGAGAAGTAAAAACAAATGACATCTTTGTGAACAGATATGTCATCAAAATCAATTAAGAGAACGTTTTGAAATATTATACTGGTTTTCTTTTAAGCAGTGTGTCAATAAAGGCTAATTGTAGCATAGCTTCCGAACTTTCTGTGCTTTTCTCAAAGTCACGGCTCAATCTACGCTTAAAATTGAGCCATCCGTAACTGCGTTCTACCACCCAACGGCCTCCTGCCGGCACAAAGCCCTTTACGCTTTCAGGCTTTTGTACAATTTCTACCTTCCATCCATAGTCTCTTTCTATCTCTTCTACAAAGGTATCTTTGTAGCCATTATCTGCTTTTAGTGTATGTAGGCGGCAAGACTTACCCTTCAGCTTAGCTGCTAACTCATAACCGGCTGTAGTGTCTGACACATGGGCGGCTGTTACATGCACAGCCCAAGGAATACCTAAACAATCCACTGCTAGATGTCTTTTTCTGCCATTCACCTTTTTGTTGCCATCTATGCCCTTGTCTTGGGAAGTAAACTGTACAATCTTTACACTTTGACTATCAATAGCTAACACGCTTGGCAAGGCTTGTCGGCCTGCTTTTTTTCTTTCTCTGATTGCTAAAAAAGCCAACAGCTCTTCGATGATGCCTCGCTTCTTCCACTGCCTGTAATGGTAATAAATGGTTTGCCAGGGTGGGTATTTACTTTCCATGTTGCGCCATTGACTACCTGTAGTAAGTAGCCATAGAATAGCATTAAGAATAACACGTTTGTCATGTTTGATTTTTCTTTGGTTATCTACTACTTCCTTGATAATTTCCCACTCACAATCAGTGAGTTCGAAGAATCTTTCTTGCATAAAACTTTTTGGTTGGACACCACAAGTTTACTCACTGATTCTTTCTTTTACCCTATTTCTATCCTTTCAAAACATTCTCTAAAATAAAATCTATTATGAATTTTGCCAAATTAATTCCTAATGCCTATTATATAGATATTAAAGACGGATTAAAACTATTTGTTGATTGTCTTGAATTTAATATGGAATATGAAGAATTGAAGTCAAAAAATCCGTTTTGTGTACTCGAAAAGAACCAACTACAACTGTACCTGTTTGAAAATAAAGAACTAGCAAAAGAACATAATCCTGAATTTAGACTTGTAACCCATAGTATTGATGAAATCTACAAAAAAGTAAGTTCATCACATCCAGAATTTCTACATCCAAATCTTAATAAAGTCACCCTTCGTCCCTGGGGAGCCAAAGAATTTGCCCTGAGAGACAACCAAGTATGTATCATAATTCAGCAATGGTGAATCACTAAGCAAATATGGAACGCAATAACGAACCGATAACAAAAGCTATAAAATATATGCTGTATACTAGGTTCTTAAAATGTGAATTATGTTTTAAAACAAATATCCAGGTTAAAAAATTATACCCCAATAATGAATCCTCGTAAATGGACAAGAGGGGAAAATGAACTCCAATATCTTTTCCCTTTCGCCTATTTTCTGTTTAATAAAACGAAAGGGCTAATTAATTTGACTACTCTAATCCTAAAGATTGTATTTGATTACTGAACGCATTGGTTTATTTTACCAATAAAGCTTATCAACCCATTAAAAAAGCTTATCCTCGTATTGCCCTTACACGGCTAGTGTTTATTTTTCTTTTGAAAGAATACCGTAGATACTGGCAAAAACAGCAAAACAGCAACTATTATTAAAAATATAATATGTGCAATCATTTGAGATGTTGAATTGAGTGCACCTATATAAACATGGTAAGCCAGCCAGGCAATGGCTAGCCAGCGTGCCCAACATATTCTTAAAAGCAGAAGACTTCCACAAACTATAGCTAAAATTCGCACAAACAGAACCCAAAGTAATTGGGAAACTTGCACATCCGGCTGGTAGAATTCTTGAACATGATAAGTGAATCCAATACTGCCTGCCAGAATAAACAAAATGGAAACAATAAGAATAGGAATAGGTAAATTTTTCATTGTACATATCAGCTGTGTATGTGGATTTTCTTTTCAATGATCCGTGGATACTCGAATAGGTTCTGGATTTATCCTTTCCAGTAACCATACTCATAGTCTTGAGCAGGCTTTGACATGCCTGTCTGGATCACCACTAGAAATAAAGACTTGAGTTGCAAAAAAATAATTTATTATTCCTTATAAGACATTTTATCAGTCAAAATGCTTTCTTGAAAACCCAGGTCGAGGTAAAACTTTCGTGACAGCTCAATGTTTTTAGCTCCGATAAAAGCTCGAATGGCCTTAACTTTAAGTTCCATTTATTGCTTGTAAACTAAAATACAAACCTAATGCTTGGCAAGGCTTTTATCGCTTGATTACAATCAAGAAATGATTTTTCCTTTAGCAAAACTTTCTCTGACTCTACTCATTGTTTCAGGGGTAATTTTTAGATAGGAGGCAATCCATTTAAGTGGAAAGTGTTGGATCAATGCTGCTCTGTTATCCAAGATGTATTGATATTTTTGAGTAGGTGTCAAACGATTATCAAAAAAATAAGCTTGTGCCGTTGCTTGCTGCAATATTTTCCCCAATTGAAGGAAAGCAGCAGATTCACCGATCAGTTCGTGTATAGATGTTATATCTAACTCTAAGATGTTACCTTCACAATAAGCTTTTATAAATCTATCTGATGGTGTTTGAGAAATAAAACTACCTTGATTTAAAAACCACTCATGCGCTACATGCAAATCAAGTACATTTTCTTCTCCTTCATCTGTATATTTATACTGATAAAAAGCACCTGTTAGGCTAAAAAAAAAGGATTTACAGACTTCTCCTTTATTGAGTAAAATTTCATTTTTGGAAACAGGGCGAAATGTAGTTTTACTTTCAAATAGTTTTACATCTGTATGGCTATAAACCCCAGAAATCATCATACCAATAAAAAGAACTATGTTTATGAAGATGTCAATTAAAAATATGACGCACTTTGTTGTCAGCTAATTCGCCAAAACTAACTGATGCCGAAGCTACTTATGTATGCCCGACATAGCAAAGTATATATTGAAAGGAATATACAAAGATTATCCAAAGAGTGCAAGACCTCTTCTGTAGATGAGTTAAAAGAAAGGGGGAGTTAATTTAACCTCCTAATTCTGTTCCCTGCTATTGTCTTTGAGCAGAAGGTCTTATACCTGCTAAGCAGCAGCGGAAAAATTAAATTCCAATTGTATTTCCTGTGCCTTCTGGCTGATTGCTGTTATAAACTTGCCTGTTAAAAGAATAAATAGTAAAGAAAACAAGGCAAGCAAGGTAAGCCCAATGGTAGGGAGTAATTTCAGGTATCTGTTGTTGAGGTATATGAAAAGAGCCGATGGCATAATTAATAGGCAACTGATATCGAGTATGCGCATGTAGAGGTTGGGTTTTATTATTTATTTGCGAAAATGACTATTATTCCCCCTGTCCAAGAGAAAACCCCCTCTTTCCATTAAATGTATAGAGGTTTTCGGTTTTGATGATTTCCAGACCGGCTCGCGAGAGCACTTCCTGTAGGGAAAGCAACCTTGAATATTCCAGGGGAACATATAAAGGGTCTGCATTCTCTGTTACTGTCCCTTCGGCCACAAAGCGGCATCTCCAGTGATCGGTACAAAAGGTTTCTGCATGCCCTTGTGGATACACTTTTACACCCCGGTTGGTGATCATCTTTAACTTCAGGCCGGCAGGCGTTAACCCCGTAAGCTGATCGCCTAACTGATCGGGTGAAATATTGTCATGGCAAACAAAAATATCAGCTCCGACCAGTTGCTTGTGGTTCACAGGTCTTTGATAAGGTAGTACAACAAAGGGTTTGGGTGCATGGCTGCTATGATTAACCTTTGGAAAATAAGCCGGATATGTATCCAGGTTACCGATCACCTGGTCGGCAAACTGCTGGGTGCCCACCTTTGCTTTACTTACGCCTTGCCGGAAAATATCTGCCGTATGCGAGCCGCTTTCAATCGTAGCCAGCCAAGCGTTATGTATCCTTTCGGCTACCCTGTTTTGTCCGATATGCATCAGCATCAGAATGGATGCCTGTATCAACCCGGACGGGTTGGCTATATTTTTCCCGGCTATATCCGGGGCAGATCCATGAATGGCCTCAAACATGGTGCAATGGTCTCCGATATTGGCCGAGCCTGCCAGACCTACAGAACCTGCTATCTGGGCTACTACATCAGAAATAATATCCCCATACAGGTTCAGGGTAACCACTACATCATACTTTTCCGGTTGATCAGCCAGCAGGGCAGCGCCGATGTCTATAATCTGATGCTCCTTTTCAATTTCCGGATACTGGGCACCTATCTGCTGGAAGGTCTGGTAAAACAAGCCATCGGTGAGTTTCATGATGTTGTTTTTGGTCATGCAGGTCACTTTTTTCCTGCCATACGTTTTGGCATATTCAAAGGCATAGCGGATAATTTTTTCGCATCCCGGACGGGTAATCAGTTTAAGGCATTGCACGACATCGGCTGACTGTTGATGCTCTATGCCGGCATATACATCTTCCTCATTCTCCCGGATGATGATTACATCTAACCTGGGATGTTTGGTAGTCACAAATGGGTGGAGTGACAAACAAGGACGTACATTGGCAAACAGCCCCAAGGTTTTTCTGATCGTTACATTCAGGCTTTTGTACCCGCTGCCAAGAGGTGTGGTAATAGGTGCTTTTAAAAATATTTTTGTTTTTCTCAGCGAATCCCACGCTTGCGCATCAATGCCGGATGTATTGCCTTGCAGGTACACTTTCTCTCCGATCTCGATCACTTCCGGGCTAATAGCAGCACCGGCGGCAGTAAGTATCCGGATGGTGGCATCCATAATTTCAGGGCCTATGCCATCGCCATAGGCAAACGTAATGGGCGTTTTTGGAAGCATATGTATTTTTTTGGTTAAATTTTCAGAAATGATCTGCCGTTACAAATTTGCGCTGCTCGCCTTAGAATAAGATTAGGATAACATTAGAAAATGCTTACCTGAGCGGATACTCATTCAGCAATGCCCGATCCGTACATGCCCTTACAGGTATTCCCTATTCCGCAGGGATTTGCTTTATTACCGGGCAGTGAATTTATCTTTTAGATGGCCTCCCGTTACGCCTGATGTCTGTAGCCCCCTCAGACTAAGGTGCCGGGTGTGTTGCTCCAGGCGGCCGGTTCTTTTGAAAGAAATGATTTCCGTCACCAGCTTTTGCTCATCCAGATGCATTTCTGCAAAAAAATCATTCACGGCATACAAGCGAAGCTCTTTTGTATCGTCAGCATAACTTAAAAGAAAGGGGGCTCTTTCGGTGAGATACTGTTCTCTTTCAGGCATGGAAAGCAGCAGGAATCGAAAATAAGAGATCATAATCGTTATTGTTTTAGAAGTGTAGGTAAGTAAATAGTTGCGATAAGTTAGAAGAAAGGCGTTCGGATACATGTGTTTGTATAATATACCAGTACAGCACCATGCCGACAGATATATTAAAGGGGAAGGCAACCCCCAGGGCCATGGGAATATACAATCCGGGGTCGGCTTTGGGGGCCGCCATGCGCATCGCAGCAGGTACGGCAATATAAGAAGCCCCGGCACCCAGGATAGCAAACATAAAGCGTGTGCCCGGATCATTTGTTACCAGAACACTGGCGAGGGCTACCAGGCTGCCGTTACAGGCTGCCACCAAGATACCAAACAAAGGTAGATACAGGCCATATTTCCGGAATGAAGAGAAACGTCTGGCGGTAACCATGCCCATTTCGAGCAGGAAAATGGCCAGAAACCCTTTAAATATGTCGGTCGTGAAAGGTTTAATCCCTTCTGCTTGTTTGGCATCTGCCAGGTAGCCGATCAGCAGGCTTCCCAGGATCAGAAACACACTTCCGTTAGTAAAGGAATGGCCCAGTATTTTGCCTAAGTCAGTGTTGCCTGCCTGCTGCTTATCATATTTATTTATCAGAAAAACGGCGATAACAATGGCCGGCGATTCCATAAAGGCCATCACGGCCACCATATACCCACTAAAAGTATGCTGATAAGTTTCCAGAAAAGAGGCAGCCGCTACAAAGGTTACCGCACTCACCGATCCGTAGGCAGCCGCAATGGCACCGGCATCAGCCACCCCCAGCCGCTTTCTGAGGATATAGAAAGTATACAGGGGCACCAGGGAGGCAATTGTTAACCCGAACAGAATGGCATAGAGAATCTCCAGGGTAAAAGCACTGTGTGCCAGCTCCTGTCCCCCTTTAAAACCGATAGAGAGCAGCAGGTATAGAGAGATAAATTTGATGCTGGCTGCCGGAATTTCCAGGTCACTTTTTAAGGTGGCCGCCAGCAGGCCAAGACCAAAAAACAGAAGGGTAGGGTTTGTTAAATTACTGACAAATAAGCCAATTTCCATATGTTATATTATAGTTGAGCAAGGGTGAGAATAAGGGTAGCTTTTAAAATAGTATGGAGGGAGTACGCCTGTTGTGCGCATAGAGGCGCTTGTGTAGGGATGGGATTGTATTATTTCTCTTAAGGGTGTAATATAGGTGTATGCGGCTGTCCGTCGCTGGCATTCTCTCAGGCATATATTTTATTTTTTCTCAAAACTACAGCGCCTTTCTTAGAGAACGTTTTGAAATATTATACTGGTTTTCTTTTAAGCAGTGTGTCAATAAAGGCTAATTGTAGCATAGCTTCCGAACTTTCTGTGCTTTTCTCAAAGTCACGGCTCAATCTACGCTTAAAATTGAGCCATCCGTAACTGCGTTCTACCACCCAACGGCCTCCTGCCGGCACAAAGCCCTTTACGCTTTCAGGCTTTTGTACAATTTCTACCTTCCATCCATAGTCTCTTTCTATCTCTTCTACAAAGGTATCTTTGTAGCCATTATCTGCTTTTAGTGTATGTAGGCGGCAAGACTTACCCTTCAGCTTAGCTGCTAACTCATAACCGGCTGTAGTGTCTGACACATGGGCGGCTGTTACATGCACAGCCCAAGGAATACCTAAACAATCCACTGCTAGATGTCTTTTTCTGCCATTCACCTTTTTGTTGCCATCTATGCCCTTGTCTTGGGAAGTAAACTGTACAATCTTTACACTTTGACTATCAATAGCTAACACGCTTGGCAAGGCTTGTCGGCCTGCTTTTTTTCTTTCTCTGATTGCTAAAA from Rhodocytophaga rosea carries:
- a CDS encoding IS5 family transposase, with protein sequence MQERFFELTDCEWEIIKEVVDNQRKIKHDKRVILNAILWLLTTGSQWRNMESKYPPWQTIYYHYRQWKKRGIIEELLAFLAIRERKKAGRQALPSVLAIDSQSVKIVQFTSQDKGIDGNKKVNGRKRHLAVDCLGIPWAVHVTAAHVSDTTAGYELAAKLKGKSCRLHTLKADNGYKDTFVEEIERDYGWKVEIVQKPESVKGFVPAGGRWVVERSYGWLNFKRRLSRDFEKSTESSEAMLQLAFIDTLLKRKPV
- a CDS encoding Crp/Fnr family transcriptional regulator, whose protein sequence is MMISGVYSHTDVKLFESKTTFRPVSKNEILLNKGEVCKSFFFSLTGAFYQYKYTDEGEENVLDLHVAHEWFLNQGSFISQTPSDRFIKAYCEGNILELDITSIHELIGESAAFLQLGKILQQATAQAYFFDNRLTPTQKYQYILDNRAALIQHFPLKWIASYLKITPETMSRVRESFAKGKIIS
- a CDS encoding NADP-dependent isocitrate dehydrogenase; its protein translation is MLPKTPITFAYGDGIGPEIMDATIRILTAAGAAISPEVIEIGEKVYLQGNTSGIDAQAWDSLRKTKIFLKAPITTPLGSGYKSLNVTIRKTLGLFANVRPCLSLHPFVTTKHPRLDVIIIRENEEDVYAGIEHQQSADVVQCLKLITRPGCEKIIRYAFEYAKTYGRKKVTCMTKNNIMKLTDGLFYQTFQQIGAQYPEIEKEHQIIDIGAALLADQPEKYDVVVTLNLYGDIISDVVAQIAGSVGLAGSANIGDHCTMFEAIHGSAPDIAGKNIANPSGLIQASILMLMHIGQNRVAERIHNAWLATIESGSHTADIFRQGVSKAKVGTQQFADQVIGNLDTYPAYFPKVNHSSHAPKPFVVLPYQRPVNHKQLVGADIFVCHDNISPDQLGDQLTGLTPAGLKLKMITNRGVKVYPQGHAETFCTDHWRCRFVAEGTVTENADPLYVPLEYSRLLSLQEVLSRAGLEIIKTENLYTFNGKRGFSLGQGE
- a CDS encoding IS5 family transposase, with protein sequence MQERFFELTDCEWEIIKEVVDNQRKIKHDKRVILNAILWLLTTGSQWRNMESKYPPWQTIYYHYRQWKKRGIIEELLAFLAIRERKKAGRQALPSVLAIDSQSVKIVQFTSQDKGIDGNKKVNGRKRHLAVDCLGIPWAVHVTAAHVSDTTAGYELAAKLKGKSCRLHTLKADNGYKDTFVEEIERDYGWKVEIVQKPESVKGFVPAGGRWVVERSYGWLNFKRRLSRDFEKSTESSEAMLQLAFIDTLLKRKPV
- a CDS encoding sodium-dependent bicarbonate transport family permease produces the protein MEIGLFVSNLTNPTLLFFGLGLLAATLKSDLEIPAASIKFISLYLLLSIGFKGGQELAHSAFTLEILYAILFGLTIASLVPLYTFYILRKRLGVADAGAIAAAYGSVSAVTFVAAASFLETYQHTFSGYMVAVMAFMESPAIVIAVFLINKYDKQQAGNTDLGKILGHSFTNGSVFLILGSLLIGYLADAKQAEGIKPFTTDIFKGFLAIFLLEMGMVTARRFSSFRKYGLYLPLFGILVAACNGSLVALASVLVTNDPGTRFMFAILGAGASYIAVPAAMRMAAPKADPGLYIPMALGVAFPFNISVGMVLYWYIIQTHVSERLSSNLSQLFTYLHF
- a CDS encoding TrkH family potassium uptake protein — protein: MLTVEQLNRSLYNSRNKVEYLLNLLTYLNSLFAISLLIYQYGFHLTLEAISRIYTLLNGVVILFIIIYLIRLLYAFQRKAFLLYTLPKTVLLLLLLINGFAPFFFNESILFSLAQVFGFNNYLAFYQLTSSLCIVLLVGIEISAVNIRISTTRLKPTVTFISSFLLVISLGTGFLMLPAMTNTAQSMPFLEALFTATSATCVTGLMVVDQATYLTFKGHLVILCLIQIGGIGMVTFATFVTIFLRQTVGIKHQSNMQDLLSTESLLSAQGLLRQIIFLTLLIETVGSIVLFFCWGDSVHFDSLTQKVFFSIFHSVSAFCSAGFSLYTNGLYELPVQKAYILHLVIALLMILGSLGFSSLMDLFSITSLRERLEKPWKDWKLNTKIAVYTTIVFIIFGTAGFYFLERNNALAPLNGVEAIIASFFQSATRTTGFNTVDITRLSDPTLIMLMFLMFVGASPGSTGGGIKTTTFFVIAVSVISSIRGKRVITFGKRTIPTPLLFRAYTVITFAAAYNLIATFVLSVSEPDLAILNVFFEQVSAFATVGLTTGITPQLSTVGKVVLMISMFLGRIGTLTLALAISRQVISNAYRYPNAHVMVG
- a CDS encoding VOC family protein is translated as MNFAKLIPNAYYIDIKDGLKLFVDCLEFNMEYEELKSKNPFCVLEKNQLQLYLFENKELAKEHNPEFRLVTHSIDEIYKKVSSSHPEFLHPNLNKVTLRPWGAKEFALRDNQVCIIIQQW